One genomic segment of Styela clava chromosome 3, kaStyClav1.hap1.2, whole genome shotgun sequence includes these proteins:
- the LOC120343006 gene encoding uncharacterized protein LOC120343006 isoform X2, with amino-acid sequence MTEAKTKPTFKPKFSVLTSTQTLPKKEKHQTNDLKKNQVQKDEKIRKNIETKNTDKSNQITQNKLKLTSLSDSQYEDIFASVTARVLAEDFLTLDDRFPGTENVKRNGSEPSKTEEMPDKQCDVRPEETNKLTPAENFTKAMTNKSPSLTKRTNEVTPLTSPLDGNEESVLVKQPVLKKKEKKTKKKCNKTEKRKSLQYSSGTPEDQNVKSGQNEHNDGVTEEGTWVQCGACDKWRFLSECLDPSILPEQWICSFNPDKNLASCSAVEEEWHSSSQDSFIYTQFSPGSIVWAKMAGYPSWPAMVDIDPDFNTFYETFPNGEVSYYHVVFLDDRVSRAWISHRYIEAYRASDTPVKMPARNSKNRDFAKDVEGARQRAENALKMSIADRLMKFAFRNRFSGKSHWNRDRNTMEKKFKRKAKVQEGRRREKVSKLKSTSSATKSIEFTGNIFEEKPAKDDKNIDDSNKEHEESKDDTYVSGSEVDEEYWEKQDDEESVLFGNMVVDAVHNRSDEIPFVGDEVTAKALELNSEIFSMEAAKCPQNSCEVLDLSQNTGEKTSIILPGQTEELFENMRDVHMEDEALDAGAGLQQWEDFEKMVLME; translated from the exons ATGACAGAAGCGAAGACGAAGCCAACTTTTAAGCCTAAATTCTCCGTACTTACCTCCACACAAACGTTACCGAAAAAAG AGAAACATCAGAccaatgatttaaaaaaaaatcaagtacAAAAAGATGAGAAAATCCGAAagaatattgaaacaaaaaatact GATAAATCAAATCAAATCACACAGAATAAACTGAAGCTGACATCGCTTTCGGATTCGCagtatgaagacatttttgctTCAGTAACCGCCCGAGTCCTGGCGGAAGATTTTTTGACACTGGATGACCGATTTCCTGGCACGGAAAACGTGAAACGTAACG GTTCCGAACCCAGTAAAACTGAAGAGATGCCTGACAAACAATGTGATGTACGCCCTGAAGAGACGAACAAACTTACTCCTGCGGAAAACTTTACCAAGGCGATGACGAATAAGTCACCTAGTTT AACCAAACGAACCAATGAGGTGACGCCACTGACAAGTCCATTGGATGGGAATGAAGAGAGTGTTTTGGTGAAACAACCAGTACTCAAGAAGAAAGAGAAAAAAACGaagaaaaaatgtaataaaactGAGAAGAGAAAAAGTTTGCAGTATTCATCAG GTACCCCTGAAGATCAAAATGTGAAGTCGGGACAGAATGAACATAATGACGGTGTAACCGAAGAAG GAACATGGGTGCAATGCGGTGCATGTGACAAATGGAGATTCCTATCTGAATGTTTAGATCCGTCCATATTGCCGGAACAATGGATTTGTTCATTTAATCCAGACAAAAATTTGGCAAG CTGCTCGGCAGTCGAAGAAGAGTGGCATAGTTCGTCACAAGATAGTTTTATCTACACGCAATTCTCTCCCGGGTCTATCGTTTGGGCAAAGATGGCAGGATATCCGTC GTGGCCAGCGATGGTTGACATAGATCCAGATTTCAATACCTTCTATGAAACCTTCCCAAATGGAGAAGTG TCTTATTACCATGTTGTGTTCTTGGACGATCGGGTCAGCAGAGCATGGATTTCGCACCGATATATTGAAGCATATCGAGCAAGTGATACTCCGGTGAAAATG cCCGCAAGAAATAGTAAAAATCGTGATTTTGCAAAAGACGTGGAAGGTGCAAGACAAAGAGCCGAAAACGCACTAAAAATGAGCATAGCAGATAGATTGATGAAGTTTGCTTTTAGAAATCGGTTTAGTGGAAAGTCACATTGGAATAGAG ACAGAAATACCATGGAGAAAAAATTCAAACGAAAAGCAAAAGTTCAAGAAGGTAGGAGAAGGGAAAAAGTTAGCAAGTTGAAATCTACAAGTTCAGCTACGAAATCAATCGAATTCACTggaaatatatttgaagaaaaacCAGCGAAAGACGATAAAAACATAGATGATTCAAATAAAGAACATGAGGAAAGTAAAGATGATACATATGTGTCGGGATCCGAAGTTGACGAAG AGTACTGGGAGAAGCAAGATGACGAGGAAAGTGTTTTGTTTGGAAATATGGTTGTAGATGCGGTTCATAACAGAAGCGATGAAATACCGTTTGTTGGAG ATGAAGTTACGGCTAAAGCATTGGAATTGAATTCCGAGATTTTTTCAATGGAAGCTGCCAAGTGTCCACAAAACAG TTGCGAAGTTCTCGACCTGAGCCAGAACACCGGAGAGAAGACTTCGATAATCTTGCCAG GTCAAACTGAAGAACTATTTGAAAACATGAGAGATGTGCATATGGAAGACGAAGCATTGGACGCCGGTGCCGGCCTACAGCAATGGGAGGATTTTGAAAAGATGGTTCTAATGGAATAG
- the LOC120343006 gene encoding uncharacterized protein LOC120343006 isoform X1 yields MTEAKTKPTFKPKFSVLTSTQTLPKKEKHQTNDLKKNQVQKDEKIRKNIETKNTDKSNQITQNKLKLTSLSDSQYEDIFASVTARVLAEDFLTLDDRFPGTENVKRNGSEPSKTEEMPDKQCDVRPEETNKLTPAENFTKAMTNKSPSLTKRTNEVTPLTSPLDGNEESVLVKQPVLKKKEKKTKKKCNKTEKRKSLQYSSGTPEDQNVKSGQNEHNDGVTEEGTWVQCGACDKWRFLSECLDPSILPEQWICSFNPDKNLASCSAVEEEWHSSSQDSFIYTQFSPGSIVWAKMAGYPSWPAMVDIDPDFNTFYETFPNGEVSYYHVVFLDDRVSRAWISHRYIEAYRASDTPVKMPARNSKNRDFAKDVEGARQRAENALKMSIADRLMKFAFRNRFSGKSHWNRDRNTMEKKFKRKAKVQEGRRREKVSKLKSTSSATKSIEFTGNIFEEKPAKDDKNIDDSNKEHEESKDDTYVSGSEVDEEYWEKQDDEESVLFGNMVVDAVHNRSDEIPFVGDEVTAKALELNSEIFSMEAAKCPQNSCEVLDLSQNTGEKTSIILPGMKDKLPKEEPLDLSGKRSNREDEYWLAPDKPGQTEELFENMRDVHMEDEALDAGAGLQQWEDFEKMVLME; encoded by the exons ATGACAGAAGCGAAGACGAAGCCAACTTTTAAGCCTAAATTCTCCGTACTTACCTCCACACAAACGTTACCGAAAAAAG AGAAACATCAGAccaatgatttaaaaaaaaatcaagtacAAAAAGATGAGAAAATCCGAAagaatattgaaacaaaaaatact GATAAATCAAATCAAATCACACAGAATAAACTGAAGCTGACATCGCTTTCGGATTCGCagtatgaagacatttttgctTCAGTAACCGCCCGAGTCCTGGCGGAAGATTTTTTGACACTGGATGACCGATTTCCTGGCACGGAAAACGTGAAACGTAACG GTTCCGAACCCAGTAAAACTGAAGAGATGCCTGACAAACAATGTGATGTACGCCCTGAAGAGACGAACAAACTTACTCCTGCGGAAAACTTTACCAAGGCGATGACGAATAAGTCACCTAGTTT AACCAAACGAACCAATGAGGTGACGCCACTGACAAGTCCATTGGATGGGAATGAAGAGAGTGTTTTGGTGAAACAACCAGTACTCAAGAAGAAAGAGAAAAAAACGaagaaaaaatgtaataaaactGAGAAGAGAAAAAGTTTGCAGTATTCATCAG GTACCCCTGAAGATCAAAATGTGAAGTCGGGACAGAATGAACATAATGACGGTGTAACCGAAGAAG GAACATGGGTGCAATGCGGTGCATGTGACAAATGGAGATTCCTATCTGAATGTTTAGATCCGTCCATATTGCCGGAACAATGGATTTGTTCATTTAATCCAGACAAAAATTTGGCAAG CTGCTCGGCAGTCGAAGAAGAGTGGCATAGTTCGTCACAAGATAGTTTTATCTACACGCAATTCTCTCCCGGGTCTATCGTTTGGGCAAAGATGGCAGGATATCCGTC GTGGCCAGCGATGGTTGACATAGATCCAGATTTCAATACCTTCTATGAAACCTTCCCAAATGGAGAAGTG TCTTATTACCATGTTGTGTTCTTGGACGATCGGGTCAGCAGAGCATGGATTTCGCACCGATATATTGAAGCATATCGAGCAAGTGATACTCCGGTGAAAATG cCCGCAAGAAATAGTAAAAATCGTGATTTTGCAAAAGACGTGGAAGGTGCAAGACAAAGAGCCGAAAACGCACTAAAAATGAGCATAGCAGATAGATTGATGAAGTTTGCTTTTAGAAATCGGTTTAGTGGAAAGTCACATTGGAATAGAG ACAGAAATACCATGGAGAAAAAATTCAAACGAAAAGCAAAAGTTCAAGAAGGTAGGAGAAGGGAAAAAGTTAGCAAGTTGAAATCTACAAGTTCAGCTACGAAATCAATCGAATTCACTggaaatatatttgaagaaaaacCAGCGAAAGACGATAAAAACATAGATGATTCAAATAAAGAACATGAGGAAAGTAAAGATGATACATATGTGTCGGGATCCGAAGTTGACGAAG AGTACTGGGAGAAGCAAGATGACGAGGAAAGTGTTTTGTTTGGAAATATGGTTGTAGATGCGGTTCATAACAGAAGCGATGAAATACCGTTTGTTGGAG ATGAAGTTACGGCTAAAGCATTGGAATTGAATTCCGAGATTTTTTCAATGGAAGCTGCCAAGTGTCCACAAAACAG TTGCGAAGTTCTCGACCTGAGCCAGAACACCGGAGAGAAGACTTCGATAATCTTGCCAG GTATGAAAGACAAACTGCCAAAAGAAGAACCTTTGGATTTAAGCGGCAAACGCTCAAATAGGGAAGACGAATATTGGCTAGCACCCGACAAACCAG GTCAAACTGAAGAACTATTTGAAAACATGAGAGATGTGCATATGGAAGACGAAGCATTGGACGCCGGTGCCGGCCTACAGCAATGGGAGGATTTTGAAAAGATGGTTCTAATGGAATAG